The following proteins come from a genomic window of Streptomyces sp. GS7:
- a CDS encoding alpha/beta hydrolase, giving the protein MRKSLFKPVIALIALTVLGTTAGCGSSDDSQNQPVRFGGPKPGAAMQTEPSSKGIVQQPTHPINFQETSKVGGAGDNTPIAVTTYHGKKSGFTGKVWVWAPPEYYDKKNANKGFPVMEALPGAYGYPVNYWIGSDLKLEESLASWSKAGKSLPFIVVMPVLNPNDKQYYDGSDIPGQPKIGTWLSKDVPELVRENFRTLKTRDAWCIMGSSSGGFSALKNVLQNPNDFKVAIPNGPDIVPDSPLWNGHAAAERENNPEVLAHRLIARGGPDVYLAFQDGSKENTILPKVRKFIAQYGHGPVKTRFQIVPNGTHSGATYVQGLGMGTMQWVSAHMQGPTS; this is encoded by the coding sequence GTGCGTAAATCCCTTTTCAAGCCGGTGATCGCGTTGATCGCCCTGACCGTACTCGGAACGACGGCAGGCTGCGGCTCGAGCGACGACTCCCAGAACCAGCCCGTCCGGTTTGGCGGGCCGAAGCCGGGCGCTGCCATGCAGACCGAGCCGTCGAGCAAGGGGATCGTGCAGCAACCCACCCACCCGATCAACTTCCAGGAGACGAGCAAGGTCGGCGGGGCCGGCGACAACACTCCTATAGCCGTGACCACCTACCACGGCAAGAAGTCTGGTTTCACCGGAAAGGTGTGGGTCTGGGCGCCGCCGGAGTACTACGACAAGAAGAACGCGAACAAGGGCTTCCCGGTCATGGAGGCCCTGCCCGGAGCCTACGGCTACCCGGTGAACTACTGGATCGGCTCCGACCTCAAGCTGGAGGAGAGCCTGGCCTCCTGGTCCAAGGCCGGCAAGAGCCTCCCGTTCATCGTCGTGATGCCGGTGCTCAACCCGAACGACAAGCAGTACTACGACGGCAGTGACATCCCCGGCCAGCCGAAGATCGGCACCTGGCTCAGCAAGGACGTGCCCGAGCTCGTCCGGGAGAACTTCCGCACCCTCAAGACCCGCGACGCCTGGTGCATCATGGGCTCCTCGTCGGGTGGCTTCTCGGCGCTGAAGAATGTGCTCCAGAACCCCAACGACTTCAAGGTCGCGATCCCCAACGGCCCGGACATCGTCCCGGACTCCCCGCTGTGGAACGGCCACGCCGCGGCGGAGCGCGAGAACAACCCCGAGGTCCTGGCCCACCGGCTGATCGCCCGCGGCGGACCCGACGTCTACCTCGCCTTCCAGGACGGCTCCAAGGAGAACACCATCCTGCCGAAGGTCCGCAAATTCATCGCGCAGTACGGCCACGGCCCGGTGAAGACGCGCTTCCAGATCGTGCCGAACGGCACGCACAGCGGCGCGACCTACGTCCAGGGCCTGGGCATGGGCACGATGCAGTGGGTGAGCGCGCACATGCAGGGGCCGACCTCCTAG
- a CDS encoding FUSC family protein: MTWSRALKEAARSGLAVERAKLTPLIAVRGAAGVALVIGLCLWRGSPELAVSSAFGAFSSGIVTFQRSMRPRPVLALAVAGALAVSTFLGYLAASHVVAFVLLLTGWTLLAGMAWAIGPVSGLAGTQTVAIMLVTVTLPTSVPGALQHAALIFFGGLVQAALIVAFPVRPWGTQRDALADALAAEADYARRLRQDPVAPFDPAPLMDARLASTVTPRQARRRPVQLHGPRGLAERVRPVLASLADPVVGAPLDGPERDRARELLGAAATVLDAVAHAVRHARPVRLPPEAVAALEVPATGPMLHGPARRAAYRLISLLADAVELTDEPVQATRPTTEAERGHLLRPSVPKLVPVALRSVRREARWSSHVLRHALRVAAVAAAGYLLGTALPFGHGYWAPLTSVMVMRPDFAQTYSRGFARFAGTLVGVAVGGALMALTHPGASVSAALAVFCVFLMYLLMRTGFTVTSACVAAYVVFLLGIIGEGWQQTVEGRVVLTLVGGLLAMLSYALFPAWETPRLRDRLADWLTANGRYARAVLDGYGRPAERRPRQVREALLDARAARASWEESAARAEKEPVRHRGLSPGAANAAGAALATMGRVTMIGEAHLPAKDAEPSPGAAAFAAALRPALDGAARAVRDGAPLDWSGPHAAWERWNAEGGHEGVAVRAAELLLDALDDLAEALSGGSGGSGGPNGTARAAPGGGRH; this comes from the coding sequence ATGACCTGGTCGCGTGCGCTGAAGGAAGCCGCCCGCTCCGGGCTGGCCGTCGAGCGCGCCAAACTGACCCCGCTGATCGCGGTCCGCGGCGCCGCCGGCGTGGCCCTCGTCATCGGCCTGTGCCTGTGGCGCGGCAGCCCGGAACTGGCGGTCTCCTCCGCCTTCGGCGCCTTCTCCTCGGGCATCGTCACCTTCCAGCGCAGCATGCGCCCCCGCCCGGTCCTGGCGCTCGCCGTCGCCGGCGCGCTGGCGGTCTCCACCTTCCTCGGCTACCTGGCCGCCTCCCACGTCGTCGCCTTCGTCCTGCTGCTCACCGGCTGGACGCTGCTGGCCGGCATGGCCTGGGCGATCGGGCCGGTCTCCGGGCTGGCCGGCACCCAGACCGTGGCGATCATGCTGGTGACCGTCACCCTCCCGACCTCCGTCCCGGGAGCCCTCCAGCACGCCGCCCTGATCTTCTTCGGCGGCCTCGTCCAGGCCGCCCTCATCGTCGCCTTCCCGGTACGCCCCTGGGGCACCCAGCGCGACGCCCTCGCCGACGCGCTCGCCGCCGAGGCCGACTACGCCCGCCGGCTGCGCCAGGACCCGGTGGCCCCCTTCGACCCCGCGCCCCTCATGGACGCCCGGCTCGCCTCCACCGTCACGCCCCGCCAGGCCAGGCGCCGCCCCGTGCAGCTGCACGGCCCCCGCGGCCTCGCCGAACGCGTCCGCCCGGTCCTCGCCTCGCTCGCCGACCCGGTCGTCGGCGCCCCCCTGGACGGACCCGAACGCGACCGCGCCCGCGAACTGCTGGGCGCCGCCGCCACCGTCCTGGACGCCGTCGCGCACGCCGTCCGGCACGCCAGGCCGGTCCGGCTGCCGCCCGAGGCGGTGGCCGCCCTCGAAGTCCCCGCCACCGGCCCGATGCTCCACGGCCCCGCCCGCCGCGCCGCCTACCGCCTGATCTCCCTCCTGGCCGACGCCGTCGAACTCACCGACGAGCCCGTCCAGGCCACCCGCCCCACCACCGAAGCCGAACGCGGCCACCTGCTCCGCCCCAGCGTCCCCAAGCTCGTCCCCGTCGCCCTGCGGTCCGTGCGCCGCGAGGCGCGCTGGTCCTCGCACGTCCTCCGGCACGCGCTGCGGGTCGCCGCGGTCGCCGCCGCCGGCTATCTGCTGGGCACCGCCCTCCCGTTCGGCCACGGATACTGGGCGCCGCTCACCTCCGTCATGGTGATGCGCCCCGACTTCGCCCAGACCTACTCCCGCGGCTTCGCCCGCTTCGCCGGCACCCTCGTCGGCGTCGCCGTCGGCGGCGCCCTGATGGCGCTCACCCACCCCGGCGCCTCCGTCAGCGCCGCGCTGGCCGTGTTCTGCGTGTTCCTGATGTACCTGCTGATGCGCACCGGCTTCACGGTGACCTCGGCCTGCGTCGCCGCCTACGTCGTCTTCCTCCTCGGCATCATCGGCGAGGGCTGGCAGCAGACCGTCGAGGGACGCGTCGTGCTCACCCTCGTCGGCGGACTGCTCGCGATGCTGTCGTACGCCCTCTTCCCGGCCTGGGAGACCCCCCGGCTCCGCGACCGCCTCGCCGACTGGCTGACGGCCAACGGCCGTTACGCCCGCGCCGTCCTCGACGGCTACGGCCGGCCTGCCGAGCGCCGCCCCCGCCAGGTCCGCGAGGCCCTCCTGGACGCCCGTGCCGCCCGCGCCTCCTGGGAGGAGAGCGCGGCCCGCGCCGAGAAGGAGCCGGTACGCCACCGCGGCCTGTCGCCCGGCGCGGCGAACGCCGCGGGCGCCGCGCTCGCCACGATGGGGCGGGTCACGATGATCGGGGAGGCCCACCTCCCCGCCAAGGACGCCGAACCCTCGCCCGGCGCCGCCGCGTTCGCCGCCGCGCTGCGCCCCGCCCTGGACGGCGCCGCCCGGGCGGTACGCGACGGCGCACCCCTCGACTGGAGCGGACCGCACGCCGCCTGGGAGCGGTGGAACGCCGAGGGCGGCCACGAAGGCGTCGCCGTACGCGCCGCCGAACTGCTGCTGGACGCCCTCGACGACCTCGCCGAGGCGCTCTCCGGCGGTTCCGGTGGCTCCGGCGGCCCGAACGGCACGGCCCGCGCAGCCCCCGGCGGCGGCCGGCACTGA
- a CDS encoding rod shape-determining protein, translating into MASSTSSGTYDIGIDLGTANTLVYARGKGVVLNEPSVVAVNATGEIIAVGSEAKRTIGRTPSGITAMRPLREGVIADFDAAEQMLRALMKKALPSRRFSRPRVVICVPSGITGVERRAVIDSARGAGAREVHLIEEPMAAAIGAGLPVDEPVGCMVVDIGGGTTEVAVVSMGGLVTAQSVRVAGDALDAAISTYIKKEHGLAIGERTAEDIKIAIGSAAWTPADGHAEAAAAYPEDAADADGPDAVSDRPTSYTVRGRDHLSGLPRIQEITAEEIRGALAEPVDAIVRAVHRTLDECPPELSGDIIERGIALTGGGALLRGLDRRLRLETGVPVVVADAPLDCVVNGTAKCVDEFAALHGLLTGAKDQPRKTVRL; encoded by the coding sequence ATGGCGTCCAGCACTTCGTCCGGTACGTACGACATAGGCATCGACCTCGGCACCGCCAACACCCTCGTCTACGCCCGCGGCAAGGGCGTGGTGCTGAACGAACCGTCCGTGGTGGCCGTCAACGCCACCGGCGAGATCATCGCCGTCGGCTCCGAGGCCAAACGCACCATCGGCCGCACGCCCTCCGGGATCACCGCGATGCGCCCCCTGCGGGAGGGCGTCATCGCGGACTTCGACGCCGCCGAGCAGATGCTGCGCGCCCTGATGAAGAAGGCCCTGCCCAGCCGCCGCTTCTCCCGGCCCCGGGTCGTCATCTGCGTCCCCTCCGGCATCACGGGCGTCGAACGGCGCGCGGTCATCGACTCCGCGCGCGGCGCCGGCGCCCGCGAAGTCCACCTCATAGAGGAGCCGATGGCCGCCGCGATCGGCGCGGGCCTCCCGGTGGACGAGCCCGTCGGCTGCATGGTGGTCGACATCGGCGGCGGCACCACGGAGGTCGCCGTCGTCTCCATGGGCGGACTGGTCACCGCCCAGTCCGTACGGGTCGCCGGGGACGCGCTGGACGCCGCCATCTCCACCTACATCAAGAAGGAGCACGGCCTGGCCATCGGCGAGCGCACCGCCGAGGACATCAAGATCGCCATCGGTTCCGCGGCCTGGACGCCGGCGGACGGCCACGCCGAGGCTGCCGCCGCGTACCCGGAGGACGCCGCGGACGCCGACGGTCCGGACGCCGTATCGGACCGCCCCACCTCCTACACGGTCCGCGGGCGCGACCACCTCAGCGGCCTGCCCCGCATCCAGGAGATCACCGCCGAGGAGATCCGCGGCGCCCTGGCCGAACCGGTCGACGCCATCGTCCGCGCCGTCCACCGCACCCTCGACGAATGCCCGCCGGAGCTCTCCGGCGACATCATCGAACGCGGCATCGCCCTCACCGGCGGCGGCGCGCTCCTGCGCGGCCTCGACCGCCGCCTCCGCCTGGAAACGGGCGTGCCGGTGGTGGTCGCCGACGCGCCCCTGGACTGCGTGGTCAACGGCACCGCCAAGTGCGTCGACGAATTCGCCGCCCTGCACGGCCTCCTGACGGGCGCGAAGGACCAGCCCCGCAAGACGGTGCGGCTGTAG
- a CDS encoding TetR/AcrR family transcriptional regulator, giving the protein MAGDEKSSAFGEQAGSVELLWGGRERPSRGPKPALSLEQITRAAIALADIGGLGAVSMQRVAAELDFTKMSLYRYVPGKTELVALMIDMAMGEPPRPAAAAAGDWRGALREWAKALAAVFHRHPWLLTAAVGPRVMGPHELGWTETALTALTESGLTGSEQLDAVVLVSGHIRNIAQVSASMGLGSARAKEPEAVMSAALNELLVGRSERFPAVAAAVAATSAGESRDQAWEFGLERILDGLAAYVPRGGGAAGAE; this is encoded by the coding sequence GTGGCTGGAGACGAGAAGAGCAGTGCGTTCGGGGAGCAGGCGGGCAGCGTCGAGCTGCTGTGGGGCGGCCGGGAGCGGCCGAGCCGCGGCCCCAAGCCGGCGTTGAGCCTGGAGCAGATCACGCGGGCCGCCATCGCGCTGGCCGACATCGGGGGGCTCGGCGCGGTGTCCATGCAACGGGTCGCGGCGGAGCTGGACTTCACCAAGATGTCCCTGTACCGGTACGTGCCGGGCAAGACGGAGCTGGTCGCGCTCATGATCGACATGGCGATGGGGGAGCCGCCGCGGCCGGCGGCCGCCGCGGCCGGCGATTGGCGGGGGGCGCTGCGGGAGTGGGCGAAGGCGCTCGCCGCGGTCTTCCACCGGCACCCGTGGCTGCTGACCGCCGCCGTCGGCCCGCGCGTCATGGGGCCCCACGAGCTGGGCTGGACGGAGACCGCGCTGACCGCCCTCACCGAGAGCGGGCTGACCGGGAGTGAGCAGCTGGACGCCGTGGTGCTGGTGAGCGGGCACATCCGGAACATCGCCCAGGTGTCGGCCTCGATGGGCCTGGGCAGCGCCCGGGCGAAGGAGCCGGAGGCCGTGATGAGCGCGGCGCTGAACGAGTTGCTGGTCGGGCGGTCGGAGCGGTTCCCGGCGGTGGCGGCGGCCGTGGCGGCCACGTCGGCCGGCGAATCCCGCGATCAGGCGTGGGAGTTCGGGCTGGAGCGGATCCTGGACGGGCTGGCGGCGTACGTGCCGCGGGGCGGCGGGGCGGCGGGGGCCGAGTAG
- a CDS encoding FAD-dependent oxidoreductase: MLISGASVAGPALAYWLARYGYRPTVIELAPALRGGGFAVDFRGAAHLAVLERMGVLGKIKRHRTGGSPMAFIDDQGRQLAAMPGEFAGGEVEILRSALSRILYAHSRPTREAASEAPGGTGTPGTTAYLFGNSIRSLTETADGVHVSFEHGAPRTFDLVIGADGLHSAVRRLAFGPEEEFVSHLGYCVAGWDLPPGAAPDLAARPVGYGEPGRLATVGRLPRRADEPDYRGETFCVFASDGLGYDRRDPRSQKEAIVRAYEGAGWRTPELIETVRDADDIYFDAISRVDVPSWSTGRIALLGDAAYGATVGGMGTGSAIVGAYVLAGELAAANGDHRTAFARYEQKLRPYVTRCQEGGRRVGEFLAPPTQEAMDARNAALNDPAALAAMLGQGHEISADITLDDYGHPSSTPPHPTAPTDLTNTNPANPTRPRTDRGQARP, from the coding sequence GTGCTGATCTCCGGCGCCAGCGTCGCCGGCCCGGCCCTCGCCTACTGGCTCGCCCGGTACGGCTACCGCCCCACCGTGATCGAGCTGGCCCCCGCCCTCCGAGGCGGCGGCTTCGCGGTGGACTTCCGGGGCGCCGCACATCTGGCGGTGCTGGAGCGGATGGGCGTCCTCGGCAAGATCAAGCGGCACCGCACCGGCGGCAGCCCGATGGCCTTCATCGACGACCAGGGTCGCCAACTGGCCGCCATGCCGGGGGAGTTCGCCGGCGGCGAGGTGGAGATCCTCCGCTCCGCACTCTCCCGCATCCTCTACGCGCACTCCCGCCCCACCCGCGAAGCCGCCTCCGAGGCCCCCGGGGGCACCGGCACCCCCGGCACCACCGCCTACCTCTTCGGCAACTCCATCCGCTCCCTCACCGAAACCGCCGACGGTGTCCACGTCTCCTTCGAGCACGGCGCCCCCCGCACCTTCGACCTCGTCATCGGTGCCGACGGCCTGCACTCCGCCGTGCGCCGGCTCGCCTTCGGCCCCGAAGAGGAATTCGTCAGCCACCTCGGCTACTGCGTCGCCGGCTGGGACCTGCCCCCGGGTGCCGCCCCGGACCTCGCCGCCCGCCCGGTGGGTTACGGCGAACCGGGCCGGCTGGCGACCGTGGGCCGCCTGCCCCGCCGCGCCGACGAACCGGACTACCGAGGCGAGACCTTCTGCGTCTTCGCTTCCGACGGGCTGGGCTACGACCGGCGCGACCCGCGGTCCCAGAAGGAGGCGATCGTCCGGGCGTACGAGGGAGCGGGCTGGCGGACCCCGGAGCTGATCGAGACCGTCCGGGATGCCGACGACATCTACTTCGACGCCATCAGCCGCGTCGATGTGCCGAGTTGGTCGACCGGCCGGATAGCCCTCCTCGGTGACGCGGCCTACGGTGCCACGGTCGGCGGCATGGGCACCGGATCGGCGATCGTCGGCGCCTATGTCCTCGCCGGCGAACTGGCCGCGGCCAACGGTGACCACCGCACGGCCTTCGCCCGCTACGAGCAGAAGCTGCGACCGTATGTGACGCGATGTCAGGAAGGCGGCCGACGGGTCGGCGAATTCCTGGCCCCGCCCACCCAGGAGGCCATGGACGCCCGCAACGCCGCCCTCAACGACCCGGCCGCCCTCGCCGCCATGCTGGGACAGGGCCACGAGATCTCCGCCGACATCACGCTCGACGACTACGGCCACCCGTCGTCGACGCCCCCGCACCCGACCGCTCCCACCGACCTCACCAACACCAACCCCGCCAACCCCACCCGTCCGCGAACCGACCGGGGCCAGGCTCGCCCGTAG
- a CDS encoding galactosyltransferase-related protein — MPDVTVVIPLYGTHEGRGSLLAVTAAWLAQDVPCEVVVATAGEIPVAVAEDRDAHRRVRVVRADTALRAPGLLRNAGAEQARSPMLYLSDADIAPLGRDYLRRALRPAAAGRAFAQPWMHRLLGGLPEPGPHGPVDHRPDGRDPFCFVTAGCDGSLRACDGERIVWEERSYGTRRYPTPMVFPPAAGRDPGMHDDYQWRAPYHWGGLLLARRTFLQVGGYCPRYFGWGREDDDLLMKAEARGGVVRGWRADPSLACLHFEHPLSYGEAPSPEWRANDALYARRTAAGADAMIEEDLTAPPDHGREVV, encoded by the coding sequence ATGCCTGACGTGACGGTCGTCATTCCGCTGTACGGGACGCACGAGGGCCGGGGCAGCCTTCTCGCGGTCACCGCGGCCTGGCTGGCCCAGGACGTGCCGTGCGAGGTCGTCGTGGCCACCGCGGGCGAGATCCCCGTCGCGGTCGCCGAGGATCGCGACGCGCACCGCAGGGTGCGCGTGGTGCGGGCCGACACAGCCCTCCGGGCGCCGGGGCTGCTGCGCAACGCCGGTGCCGAGCAGGCCCGTTCGCCCATGCTCTACCTCTCCGACGCCGATATCGCTCCGCTGGGCCGCGACTATCTGCGCCGGGCGCTGCGGCCGGCGGCGGCCGGCCGGGCCTTCGCCCAGCCGTGGATGCACCGGCTGCTGGGCGGCCTGCCGGAACCGGGCCCGCACGGGCCGGTGGACCACCGGCCCGACGGCAGGGACCCGTTCTGCTTCGTGACGGCCGGCTGCGACGGGTCGCTGCGGGCGTGCGACGGCGAACGGATCGTCTGGGAGGAGCGGTCCTACGGCACGCGGCGGTACCCGACCCCGATGGTCTTCCCGCCGGCCGCCGGGCGGGACCCGGGCATGCACGACGACTACCAGTGGCGGGCGCCCTACCACTGGGGCGGGCTGCTGCTCGCCCGGCGCACCTTCCTGCAGGTGGGCGGCTACTGCCCGCGGTACTTCGGCTGGGGCAGAGAGGACGACGATCTGCTCATGAAGGCCGAAGCGCGCGGCGGCGTCGTGCGCGGATGGCGCGCCGACCCCTCCCTCGCCTGCCTCCACTTCGAGCACCCGCTGTCGTACGGCGAGGCGCCGTCGCCGGAGTGGAGGGCGAACGACGCCCTCTACGCCCGGCGGACCGCGGCAGGCGCGGACGCCATGATCGAGGAGGATCTGACGGCCCCGCCGGATCACGGCCGAGAGGTGGTGTGA
- a CDS encoding phosphotransferase family protein translates to MLLVPGAAESRRWEAVAAAVLRRAWGLRASPVAATTGWNHTWRADGLWLTCRPAAEGAAFRRETELFGRLNGCAPVSGVRAPVAVPTSSGGLCAEARGHVWRLTEELPGETPSGFHRADYPRAGEGLARLHGFLAGLGPRTAVQARGPVDLAAAQVARGVPRPADLPDLAAADRARLALGLRAVADGLAGVRAAPRQLLHGDPGLPNLRVDPASRELVAVLDLEAASVGPVEHDLGCIGLSAFSHREDDGIDGVAALASAVAAYRRGTGRTVDERAVYVLMLANEIRLLRELLRGARPGENLHSVVQWQFGRYRKVFDTWSRLRFQGERACLT, encoded by the coding sequence ATGCTGCTGGTGCCGGGCGCCGCCGAGTCGCGCCGCTGGGAGGCGGTGGCGGCCGCGGTGCTGCGCCGGGCGTGGGGGCTGCGGGCCTCGCCGGTCGCGGCGACCACGGGCTGGAACCACACCTGGCGGGCCGACGGCCTCTGGCTCACCTGCCGCCCGGCGGCGGAGGGGGCCGCGTTCCGGCGGGAGACCGAACTGTTCGGGCGGCTCAACGGCTGCGCCCCGGTGTCCGGGGTCCGGGCGCCGGTCGCCGTTCCCACATCGTCGGGTGGTCTGTGCGCGGAGGCGCGGGGCCACGTGTGGCGGCTGACGGAGGAACTCCCCGGCGAGACGCCCTCCGGATTCCACCGGGCCGACTACCCGCGGGCCGGCGAGGGCCTGGCCAGGCTGCACGGCTTCCTGGCCGGGCTGGGCCCGCGCACCGCCGTGCAGGCCCGGGGTCCGGTCGACCTCGCCGCCGCGCAGGTCGCCCGCGGCGTCCCCCGGCCCGCGGACCTGCCGGATCTGGCGGCGGCGGACCGGGCCCGGCTGGCCCTCGGCCTGCGGGCCGTCGCGGACGGCCTGGCGGGCGTGCGGGCGGCCCCGCGGCAGCTGCTGCACGGCGATCCGGGACTGCCGAACCTCCGGGTGGATCCGGCCAGTCGGGAGCTGGTCGCCGTCCTGGACCTGGAGGCCGCATCCGTGGGGCCCGTGGAACACGACCTGGGATGCATCGGCCTGTCCGCGTTCTCGCACCGCGAGGACGACGGCATCGACGGCGTCGCGGCGCTGGCGTCCGCGGTGGCCGCCTACCGCCGCGGCACCGGGCGCACCGTGGACGAGCGGGCCGTCTACGTCCTCATGCTGGCGAACGAGATCCGGCTGCTCCGGGAGCTGCTGCGGGGAGCGCGGCCGGGGGAGAACCTGCACAGCGTCGTCCAGTGGCAGTTCGGCCGCTACCGGAAGGTCTTCGATACCTGGTCGCGGCTCCGATTCCAGGGAGAACGCGCATGCCTGACGTGA
- a CDS encoding carbamoyltransferase C-terminal domain-containing protein produces MIVLGLVGRPDVPQCHDAAACLVIDGKVVGALEQERISRRRHAEGEGPEGAVRALLDAHGVHPSEVQAIGYAWADAPEGALTPETDIPCGVHVSDRLTDTILPGLAGELGTRDIVFFDHHLCHAAQAYYLNPYRTADVLVADGWGGDGSTSLFHVHDGRFRLLERYDRCWSLGVFYGAASAYANLGWWGAGKLMGLSSYGRTSDLQFMTFDPSDASFRLDRRLKGALATARDWERLGDQWLETFEADCFPHTDSSANAFDYAPFAADVQLTVEELGLGLARRLRRLSGEETLLLSGGVALNAHMNRRLARESGYARVSGTVAPNDGGTVFGAAMLAEALLGKAPEPLSADAEPPIFFGPEVSTKAIEEALARSGATAQAREPGALRAEVARAVDRGQVVAWFDGRNEFGPRALGARSLLASPRDRATLDRLNRVKSRQPWRPAALSLTGQGFELLGMEPPVSGLSDYMLCTHRVGEAGVARAVAGVHVDHTTRAQYVPDSGDGFGALLGAVGEETGLPAVINTSLNTKGEPMALGPDQALGLMAGCADVDLLVMPPYVVRRT; encoded by the coding sequence GTGATAGTTCTCGGTTTGGTGGGCCGCCCCGACGTGCCGCAGTGCCACGATGCCGCGGCATGTCTCGTCATCGACGGCAAGGTGGTCGGGGCGCTGGAGCAGGAGAGGATCAGCCGCCGCCGGCATGCGGAGGGCGAGGGTCCGGAGGGCGCGGTCAGGGCCCTGCTCGATGCCCACGGCGTCCACCCCTCGGAGGTCCAGGCCATCGGCTACGCATGGGCCGACGCACCGGAGGGGGCGCTGACGCCGGAGACCGACATCCCCTGCGGGGTGCACGTCAGCGACCGGCTGACGGACACCATCCTGCCCGGTCTGGCCGGTGAACTCGGCACGCGGGACATCGTCTTCTTCGACCACCACCTCTGCCACGCGGCGCAGGCGTACTACCTCAACCCGTACCGGACGGCCGACGTCCTGGTGGCCGACGGGTGGGGCGGAGACGGCTCGACCTCGCTGTTCCATGTGCACGACGGCCGGTTCCGGCTGCTGGAGCGGTACGACCGGTGCTGGTCGCTCGGCGTGTTCTACGGGGCCGCGTCGGCGTACGCCAACCTCGGCTGGTGGGGCGCGGGCAAGCTGATGGGGCTCAGCTCCTACGGGCGCACCAGCGACCTGCAGTTCATGACGTTCGACCCCTCGGACGCCTCGTTCCGCCTCGACCGCCGGCTGAAGGGCGCACTGGCGACGGCCCGCGACTGGGAACGCCTCGGAGACCAGTGGCTGGAGACCTTCGAGGCGGACTGCTTCCCGCACACGGACTCCTCGGCGAACGCCTTCGACTACGCGCCGTTCGCCGCCGATGTGCAGCTCACGGTCGAGGAACTCGGCCTGGGCCTGGCCCGGAGGCTGCGCCGGCTGTCCGGTGAGGAAACGCTCCTGCTGTCCGGCGGCGTCGCGCTCAACGCGCATATGAACCGCCGGCTGGCCCGCGAGAGCGGGTACGCGCGGGTGTCCGGCACCGTCGCCCCCAACGACGGCGGAACGGTCTTCGGCGCGGCGATGCTGGCCGAGGCCCTGCTGGGGAAGGCGCCCGAGCCGCTGTCCGCCGACGCGGAGCCGCCGATCTTCTTCGGGCCGGAGGTGTCCACGAAGGCCATCGAGGAGGCGCTGGCCCGGAGCGGCGCGACGGCGCAGGCGCGGGAGCCCGGGGCCCTGCGGGCGGAGGTCGCCAGGGCCGTCGACCGCGGGCAGGTGGTGGCCTGGTTCGACGGCCGCAACGAGTTCGGCCCGCGGGCGCTGGGGGCCCGCAGCCTGCTCGCGTCGCCCCGCGACCGGGCCACGCTCGACCGGCTGAACCGTGTGAAGAGCCGTCAGCCCTGGCGCCCGGCCGCGCTGTCGCTCACCGGGCAGGGCTTCGAACTGCTGGGCATGGAGCCGCCGGTGAGCGGTCTGAGCGACTACATGCTCTGCACCCACCGCGTCGGCGAGGCGGGCGTCGCCCGGGCGGTGGCCGGCGTCCACGTCGACCACACGACGCGGGCGCAGTACGTCCCGGACTCCGGCGACGGCTTCGGCGCCCTGCTCGGCGCGGTCGGCGAGGAGACCGGGCTCCCGGCGGTCATCAACACCTCGCTCAACACCAAGGGGGAGCCCATGGCCCTCGGCCCGGACCAGGCCCTCGGCCTGATGGCCGGGTGCGCGGACGTCGACCTGCTGGTGATGCCGCCGTACGTGGTGCGGCGCACCTGA
- a CDS encoding cupredoxin domain-containing protein, giving the protein MAAAAAAGISSAGAWPGGEHGGFGRYSAEQGNFRGAATVAMAPAAPGARTAANQVAIAGFAFSPSTLTVSKGTTVTWTNEDRAPHTVTGSGGLNSPTLWGGDSYTFTFKTAGTFSYGCDIHPFMHGTVVVK; this is encoded by the coding sequence GTGGCCGCGGCCGCAGCGGCGGGCATCTCCTCGGCAGGCGCATGGCCCGGTGGCGAACACGGCGGATTCGGCCGGTACTCCGCAGAGCAGGGGAACTTCAGAGGGGCAGCGACGGTCGCGATGGCGCCCGCGGCTCCCGGCGCGCGGACGGCGGCCAACCAGGTGGCGATCGCCGGCTTCGCGTTCTCGCCGTCGACCTTGACCGTCAGCAAGGGCACCACGGTGACCTGGACCAACGAGGATCGGGCTCCGCACACGGTGACCGGCTCGGGCGGGCTGAATTCGCCGACGCTCTGGGGTGGCGATTCCTACACCTTCACGTTCAAGACCGCCGGCACGTTCAGCTACGGCTGCGACATCCACCCGTTCATGCACGGCACGGTCGTAGTGAAGTGA
- a CDS encoding DUF3180 family protein: MSWSDFLDPSGESAVTTLDGNVLREVRGSPDPGVPLMWVGWVVMWVGWVACLIIAFFFVRRAVDESPRRPLDPAHDATLRALAEALPVILVAAALVGWAIGILGDPRWGITSSSSPSRSRWSP, encoded by the coding sequence GTGTCCTGGTCCGACTTCCTCGACCCGAGCGGCGAATCAGCGGTGACCACGCTCGACGGGAACGTGCTGCGGGAGGTGCGCGGGTCCCCCGATCCCGGCGTTCCGCTGATGTGGGTGGGCTGGGTCGTGATGTGGGTGGGCTGGGTCGCCTGCCTGATCATCGCGTTCTTCTTCGTCCGGCGCGCCGTGGACGAGAGCCCGCGGCGCCCGCTCGACCCCGCACACGACGCGACCCTGCGGGCCCTGGCCGAGGCCCTCCCCGTCATCCTCGTCGCGGCGGCCCTGGTGGGCTGGGCGATCGGCATCCTCGGGGATCCGCGGTGGGGTATTACCAGCTCCTCTTCGCCTTCCCGGTCGCGCTGGTCGCCATGA